A single region of the Selenomonas sp. oral taxon 920 genome encodes:
- the rpoB gene encoding DNA-directed RNA polymerase subunit beta encodes MFNPVSVGRRTRYSYARIKEVMEMPHLLDIQRTSYQWFLEVGLAEIFRDISPIQDFSGNLILSFESFALGEPKYDLDECKERDVTYAAPLRVNVRLVNRETGEIKEQEVFMGDFPLMTDTGTFIINGAERVIVSQLVRSPGTYYGVEIDTTGKELYNATMIPNRGAWIELETDANDIVSVRIDRTRKMPVTYLIRALGYETDDEIRALFGDDPRMRATIERDTDEVKTRGKAVIEIYRRLRPGEPANEDNARQLLEVLFFDPRRYDLATVGRYKLTKKLGWRRRLLGKVLASPVVDKETGEIVFPQGEPITQEMVDAVSAERETALFGEGELVAFDVQKGNGEIHRMLCAPTRDYQFRTVTREDVMAAISYLLGLMDGFGNTDDIDHLGNRRVRAVGELLQNQFRIGLSRMERVVRERMSIQETESITPQGLINIRPVVAAVKEFFGSSQLSQFMDQHNPLSELTHKRRLSALGPGGLSRERAGFEVRDVHNSHYGRMCPVESPEGPNIGLIGSLANYARVNQFGFMETPYRRVDKENRRVTEDVRYLTADEEDELIIAQANEPLDEHEFFVNERVTARFHEETGLHPRDRVDYMDVSPRQVFSIATAMIPFLENDDANRALMGANMQRQAVPLLKTQAPLVGTGMEYKAACDSGVMVLAKHSGEVTEVSADAITVRTDEGAFDNYKLQKFVRSNQATCINQKPLVYVGDRVAEGQPIADGPSTDNGELALGYNIIVAYMPWEGYNYEDAILLSENLVKRDLYTSIHIEEYECDARDTKLGPEEITRDIPNVAEDALKDLDEEGIVSIGADVRPGDILVGKVTPKGETELTAEERLLRAIFGEKAREVRDTSLRVPHGEAGKIIDVKIFTRENNDELPPGVNRLVRVYIAQKRKISVGDKMSGRHGNKGVVSRIMRQEDMPFLPDGTPVDIVLNPLGVPSRMNIGQVLETHLGMACRVLGQRIKEGDPTVEGDLRTAGYDFDKNGMPIPDVAGIHIATPVFDGAGDDDVFGTIRAAGLPDDGKTVLYDGRTGEPFENRVTVGCVYMLKLHHLVDDKIHARSTGPYSLVTQQPLGGKAQFGGQRFGEMEVWALEAYGAAYTLQEILTVKSDDVVGRVKAYESIVKGDNIPEPGVPESFKVLIKELQAIGLDIKVLNEDAKEIAIRDEEDEDIGEKARSLDLDVEGVDESGTPPPPPAGTYDEDEAAEDTPDDEDLIAHIDTDEDISDAMDADGIDDMDAPHEDDLDV; translated from the coding sequence ATGTTCAATCCTGTGTCGGTCGGCCGTCGAACCCGCTACAGCTACGCGCGCATTAAGGAAGTTATGGAGATGCCGCATCTCCTCGACATTCAGCGCACGAGTTACCAGTGGTTTTTGGAGGTGGGGCTCGCGGAGATCTTCCGCGATATCTCGCCTATTCAGGATTTTTCGGGAAATCTCATCCTTTCCTTTGAATCGTTTGCGCTCGGCGAGCCGAAGTACGATCTCGACGAGTGCAAGGAGCGCGATGTCACGTATGCCGCACCTCTGCGCGTGAACGTGCGTCTTGTGAACCGCGAGACGGGCGAGATCAAGGAGCAGGAGGTCTTCATGGGGGATTTCCCGCTCATGACGGACACGGGAACCTTCATTATAAACGGTGCGGAGCGTGTCATTGTCAGCCAGCTCGTTCGCTCGCCCGGCACCTACTATGGGGTCGAGATCGACACGACGGGCAAGGAGCTCTACAACGCGACGATGATTCCGAACCGCGGTGCATGGATTGAGCTCGAGACGGATGCGAACGACATTGTGTCCGTGCGTATCGACCGCACGCGCAAGATGCCCGTGACCTACCTCATCCGTGCACTTGGCTACGAGACGGATGATGAAATTCGGGCTCTTTTCGGCGACGATCCGCGCATGCGTGCGACGATTGAACGCGATACGGACGAGGTCAAGACGCGCGGCAAGGCGGTCATTGAGATCTACCGCCGTCTGCGCCCGGGCGAGCCCGCGAACGAGGACAATGCGCGGCAGCTGCTCGAAGTGCTCTTCTTCGACCCGCGCCGCTACGATCTGGCGACGGTCGGCCGCTACAAACTGACAAAGAAACTCGGCTGGCGCCGCCGTCTGCTCGGCAAGGTGCTTGCAAGTCCTGTCGTTGATAAGGAAACGGGCGAGATCGTCTTCCCGCAGGGCGAGCCGATTACGCAGGAGATGGTGGATGCCGTAAGCGCAGAGCGTGAGACGGCACTCTTCGGCGAGGGGGAACTCGTCGCCTTTGACGTGCAGAAGGGTAACGGTGAGATTCACCGCATGCTCTGTGCACCGACACGGGATTATCAGTTCCGTACGGTGACACGCGAGGATGTCATGGCGGCGATCAGCTATCTGCTCGGCCTCATGGACGGCTTCGGCAATACGGATGATATCGATCACCTCGGCAACCGCCGCGTGCGTGCGGTCGGAGAGCTGCTGCAGAACCAGTTCCGCATCGGCCTTTCACGGATGGAGCGCGTCGTGCGTGAGCGCATGTCGATCCAGGAGACGGAGAGCATCACACCGCAGGGGCTCATCAACATTCGTCCTGTGGTGGCTGCGGTGAAGGAGTTCTTCGGCTCTTCACAGCTCTCGCAGTTCATGGATCAGCACAATCCGCTCTCGGAGCTCACACATAAGCGCCGCCTCTCGGCGCTCGGCCCCGGCGGCCTCTCGCGCGAGCGCGCGGGCTTCGAGGTGCGCGACGTGCACAACTCGCACTATGGACGTATGTGTCCGGTCGAGTCGCCGGAAGGTCCGAACATCGGACTCATCGGCTCGCTCGCAAACTATGCGCGCGTGAACCAGTTCGGCTTTATGGAGACCCCGTACCGCCGCGTGGACAAGGAGAACCGCCGCGTGACGGAGGATGTGCGCTACCTGACGGCGGACGAGGAGGACGAGCTCATCATCGCACAGGCGAACGAGCCGCTCGATGAGCATGAGTTCTTTGTCAATGAGCGCGTTACGGCCCGTTTTCACGAGGAGACGGGGCTGCATCCGCGCGATCGCGTGGACTACATGGACGTGTCGCCGCGTCAGGTGTTTTCGATCGCGACGGCGATGATCCCGTTCCTCGAGAACGACGATGCGAACCGCGCACTTATGGGCGCGAACATGCAGCGTCAGGCGGTTCCTCTGCTCAAGACGCAGGCGCCTCTGGTCGGCACGGGCATGGAGTACAAGGCCGCGTGCGATTCGGGCGTCATGGTGCTCGCCAAGCACAGCGGTGAGGTTACGGAAGTCTCGGCAGATGCGATCACCGTCCGTACGGATGAGGGAGCATTTGACAACTATAAATTGCAGAAATTTGTCCGCTCGAACCAGGCGACGTGCATCAATCAGAAGCCGCTCGTCTACGTGGGTGACCGCGTGGCGGAGGGGCAGCCCATCGCGGACGGTCCGTCGACGGACAACGGCGAGCTTGCTCTCGGCTACAACATCATTGTTGCCTATATGCCGTGGGAGGGCTACAACTACGAGGACGCGATTCTCCTGAGCGAGAACCTCGTCAAGCGCGACCTCTACACCTCGATCCACATTGAGGAATACGAGTGTGACGCGCGCGACACGAAGCTCGGCCCCGAGGAGATTACGCGCGATATTCCGAATGTCGCGGAGGATGCGCTGAAAGACCTCGACGAGGAGGGCATCGTGTCCATCGGCGCGGATGTGCGCCCCGGCGACATCCTTGTCGGCAAGGTTACGCCGAAGGGCGAGACGGAGCTGACGGCGGAGGAGCGGCTCCTGCGGGCGATCTTCGGTGAGAAGGCCCGCGAGGTGCGCGATACCTCGCTGCGTGTGCCGCACGGCGAGGCGGGCAAGATCATCGATGTGAAGATCTTTACCCGTGAGAACAACGATGAACTGCCGCCGGGCGTGAATCGACTCGTACGCGTCTACATTGCGCAGAAGCGCAAGATCTCGGTCGGTGACAAGATGTCCGGCCGTCACGGCAACAAGGGTGTCGTCTCACGCATCATGCGTCAGGAGGACATGCCGTTCCTGCCGGACGGCACGCCTGTCGATATCGTGCTGAACCCGCTCGGCGTTCCGTCGCGCATGAACATCGGGCAGGTGCTCGAGACGCATCTCGGCATGGCGTGCCGCGTGCTCGGACAGCGCATCAAGGAGGGCGACCCGACGGTGGAGGGCGATCTTCGGACGGCGGGCTATGATTTTGATAAAAATGGGATGCCCATCCCTGACGTGGCCGGCATCCACATTGCGACCCCCGTCTTTGACGGTGCGGGCGACGACGATGTATTTGGGACGATCCGCGCAGCGGGGCTGCCCGACGACGGCAAGACGGTGCTCTACGACGGGCGCACGGGCGAGCCGTTTGAGAACCGCGTCACAGTCGGCTGCGTCTATATGCTGAAACTGCACCATCTGGTCGACGACAAGATTCACGCGCGCTCCACAGGCCCGTATTCGCTCGTCACGCAGCAGCCGCTCGGCGGCAAGGCGCAGTTCGGCGGACAGCGTTTCGGCGAGATGGAGGTCTGGGCACTCGAAGCATACGGTGCGGCATACACGCTGCAGGAGATCCTGACGGTGAAGTCCGACGATGTGGTCGGACGCGTCAAGGCGTATGAGTCCATCGTCAAGGGGGACAACATTCCCGAGCCGGGCGTTCCCGAGTCCTTTAAGGTGCTCATCAAGGAACTGCAGGCGATCGGCCTCGATATCAAGGTGCTCAACGAGGACGCGAAGGAAATCGCGATCCGCGATGAGGAGGATGAGGATATCGGGGAGAAGGCACGCTCGCTCGACCTCGATGTCGAGGGTGTCGATGAGAGCGGAACGCCGCCCCCGCCGCCCGCAGGCACCTACGATGAGGATGAGGCGGCGGAGGATACACCGGACGATGAGGATCTCATCGCACATATTGATACAGACGAAGATATTTCAGACGCAATGGATGCCGACGGCATTGATGATATGGATGCGCCGCATGAGGATGACCTTGACGTCTGA